Proteins encoded within one genomic window of Actinoplanes octamycinicus:
- a CDS encoding acetoacetate decarboxylase family protein, which yields MYPPEPWHLRGQMYLSVFLIPMRAVPPLPEVLGAAARPLSFGGRAAIGAAWVDYQPGGVLHYRELLSAVLTHERGRPRVSITDIWVDSVASRDGGRRLWGIPKELAEFTLEADDDLVDATAATPGGAPIGSALVRLKRRVPGRFPLGLTVAQALGDQVRRTPVRGRAGLRTSNAAWRPDPDGPLGYLAGRRPALNLAVTDFWLVFGRSAKDRAAARPR from the coding sequence ATGTACCCGCCCGAGCCCTGGCACCTGCGCGGACAGATGTACCTGTCGGTCTTCCTGATCCCGATGCGTGCCGTGCCGCCGCTGCCCGAGGTGCTGGGTGCGGCGGCACGGCCGTTGTCGTTCGGCGGGCGGGCCGCGATCGGCGCCGCCTGGGTGGACTATCAGCCCGGCGGCGTCCTGCACTACCGGGAGCTGCTCAGCGCGGTGCTGACCCACGAGCGCGGCCGGCCCCGGGTCAGCATCACCGACATCTGGGTGGACAGCGTCGCGTCCCGGGACGGCGGCCGGCGGCTCTGGGGCATCCCCAAGGAGCTGGCCGAGTTCACCCTGGAGGCGGACGACGACCTGGTGGACGCGACCGCCGCGACGCCCGGCGGGGCGCCGATCGGGTCCGCTCTGGTCCGGCTGAAACGGCGGGTGCCGGGCCGCTTCCCCCTGGGTCTCACGGTGGCTCAGGCCCTCGGCGACCAGGTGCGGCGGACCCCGGTGCGAGGCCGCGCCGGTTTGCGGACGAGCAACGCGGCGTGGCGCCCCGACCCGGACGGTCCCCTGGGCTACCTGGCCGGACGCCGGCCGGCGCTGAACCTCGCGGTCACCGACTTCTGGCTGGTCTTCGGGCGTTCCGCGAAGGACCGCGCCGCCGCCCGCCCCCGCTAG
- a CDS encoding methyl-accepting chemotaxis protein has product MGLSGAFDNRSLRAKIGAAALTATIGGLIVGGMSISTVRGLNQDAEEAQKKSFGIQSAVASFSENLEAFVGNGSAIQLYPSAAQQIGAAAAQNKKAATDALETLNRSLPGDPTVARTQKDWKAFLEFLSATPPATTHKPTKAELAAGLAQYTKLHDALGADADALQARASDVTAQQIQDADSAASRATWTIAGVLAAGVLLSLLIGFRVAARVRADVQRVSQLAEGLAEGDLTRTSGVTGQDEVGQMAAALDKGIARLREDVVQLAGSASTLQHAAGQLTAVSGAVDAAATEASSQAGTVSAAAETVSNNLQFVSAGAQEMGSAIRDISVSTSEATQVVVQAVQAAAATNQIVARLGESSAEIATVVKVITSIAEQTNLLALNATIEAARAGELGKGFAVVAGEVKDLAQETAKATEDISRRVQSIQTDTSGAVSAIEEISEIIERINGLQLTIASAVEEQTATTQEMNRTLTEAAGGAGDIAATITGVSAATQRTTETMGDTRRAADELTVTAGQLQSLVSRFRY; this is encoded by the coding sequence ATGGGGTTGAGTGGGGCGTTCGACAACCGCTCTTTGCGGGCGAAGATCGGTGCGGCGGCCCTGACCGCGACCATCGGTGGCCTGATCGTGGGCGGCATGTCGATCAGCACGGTACGGGGTCTCAACCAGGACGCCGAGGAAGCCCAGAAGAAGTCGTTCGGGATCCAGTCGGCGGTCGCCTCGTTCAGCGAGAACCTGGAGGCGTTCGTCGGCAACGGCTCCGCGATCCAGCTGTACCCGTCGGCCGCGCAGCAGATCGGCGCGGCCGCGGCGCAGAACAAGAAGGCGGCCACCGACGCGCTGGAGACGCTGAACCGCAGCCTGCCCGGGGATCCCACCGTCGCGCGGACCCAGAAGGACTGGAAGGCGTTCCTCGAGTTCCTCTCCGCCACGCCGCCGGCCACCACGCACAAGCCGACCAAGGCCGAGCTGGCCGCCGGCCTGGCCCAATACACCAAGCTGCACGACGCGCTGGGCGCCGACGCCGACGCGCTGCAGGCCCGGGCCTCCGATGTGACCGCGCAGCAGATCCAGGACGCGGATTCCGCGGCGTCCCGGGCCACCTGGACGATCGCCGGTGTGCTGGCGGCCGGTGTGCTGCTCAGCCTGCTGATCGGTTTCCGGGTCGCGGCCCGGGTCCGGGCCGACGTCCAGCGCGTCTCCCAGCTCGCCGAGGGCCTGGCCGAGGGTGACCTGACCCGCACCTCCGGGGTGACCGGCCAGGACGAGGTCGGCCAGATGGCCGCCGCGCTGGACAAGGGCATCGCCCGGCTCCGCGAGGACGTGGTCCAGCTGGCCGGCAGCGCGTCCACCCTGCAGCACGCGGCCGGTCAGCTGACCGCCGTCTCCGGCGCCGTCGACGCGGCCGCCACCGAGGCGTCCTCGCAGGCCGGCACGGTCTCCGCGGCCGCCGAGACGGTCTCCAACAACCTGCAGTTCGTCTCGGCCGGCGCCCAGGAGATGGGCTCGGCGATCCGCGACATCAGCGTCTCCACCTCCGAGGCCACCCAGGTGGTGGTGCAGGCGGTGCAGGCGGCCGCGGCGACCAACCAGATCGTGGCCCGCCTCGGCGAGTCGTCCGCCGAGATCGCCACCGTGGTCAAGGTGATCACCAGCATCGCCGAGCAGACCAACCTGCTCGCGCTGAACGCCACCATCGAGGCGGCCCGCGCCGGTGAGCTGGGCAAGGGCTTCGCGGTGGTGGCCGGCGAGGTCAAGGACCTGGCCCAGGAGACCGCCAAGGCGACCGAGGACATCTCCCGGCGGGTGCAGTCGATCCAGACCGACACCAGCGGCGCGGTCAGCGCGATCGAGGAGATCAGCGAGATCATCGAGCGGATCAACGGCCTGCAGCTGACCATCGCCTCGGCGGTCGAGGAGCAGACCGCGACCACGCAGGAGATGAACCGGACGCTGACCGAGGCGGCCGGCGGCGCCGGCGACATCGCGGCCACCATCACCGGCGTCTCGGCGGCCACCCAGCGGACCACCGAGACGATGGGCGACACCCGCCGGGCCGCCGACGAGCTGACCGTCACCGCCGGGCAGTTGCAGAGCCTGGTGTCCCGCTTCCGTTACTGA
- the dhaL gene encoding dihydroxyacetone kinase subunit DhaL: MDVALARDWMRAAADLIAADADRLTQLDSAIGDGDHGVNLNRGFTAVVAALEKSPPETVSEVLVKAGATLMSRVGGASGPLYGTALRSAGKALPATAEVAPADLGAALQAGLAAVRKLGGAAPGDKTLVDAFTPALEAFDKAVAQGGGLAEAAGAAARAAEAGAEATVPLQARKGRASYLGERSIGHQDPGATSTSLIFRALADVS, encoded by the coding sequence GTGGATGTCGCACTCGCCCGGGACTGGATGCGGGCCGCCGCCGACCTGATCGCGGCCGACGCCGACCGGCTCACCCAGCTCGACTCCGCGATCGGCGACGGCGACCACGGGGTGAACCTGAACCGGGGCTTCACCGCGGTGGTCGCCGCCTTGGAGAAATCGCCCCCGGAGACCGTGTCGGAGGTGCTGGTCAAGGCCGGCGCCACGCTGATGTCCCGGGTCGGCGGCGCGTCCGGCCCGCTCTACGGCACCGCGCTGCGCTCGGCCGGCAAGGCGTTGCCGGCCACCGCCGAGGTGGCGCCGGCCGACCTGGGCGCGGCGCTGCAGGCCGGCCTGGCCGCGGTGCGCAAGCTGGGCGGGGCCGCGCCCGGGGACAAGACGCTGGTCGACGCGTTCACCCCGGCCCTGGAGGCGTTCGACAAGGCGGTGGCGCAGGGCGGCGGCCTGGCCGAGGCGGCCGGGGCGGCGGCCCGGGCGGCCGAGGCGGGCGCCGAGGCCACCGTGCCGTTGCAGGCGCGCAAGGGCCGCGCGTCGTACCTGGGGGAGCGCAGTATCGGACACCAGGACCCAGGAGCCACCTCGACGAGCCTGATCTTCCGGGCGCTGGCCGACGTTTCTTAA
- the dhaK gene encoding dihydroxyacetone kinase subunit DhaK yields the protein MKKFINDPADVVAQALAGVAAAHPELRVEIDEQYIVRADAPRPGKVGLVSGGGSGHEPLHGGFVGPGMLDAACPGEIFTSPVPGQILAATKAVDGGAGVVHIVKNYTGDVMNFQLAAELATEEGISVETVLVDDDVAVEDSTWTAGRRGTGATLLVEKIAGARAEEGGKLAEVAAIGREVNTHSGSFAYALTAGTTPAAGRPGFELPADEIEAGVGIHGEPGRRREKLRPAKELTHAALDAILDAKPFPGPVIVLVNGLGGTPLIELYLIYGEVARHLEERGVRIARQLVGNYVTSLDMAGMSLTLCQATDEMIRLWDAPARTPGLRWGA from the coding sequence GTGAAGAAATTCATCAACGATCCCGCGGACGTGGTGGCGCAGGCGCTGGCCGGGGTCGCCGCGGCCCACCCGGAGCTGCGGGTGGAGATCGACGAGCAGTACATCGTCCGGGCCGACGCGCCACGCCCGGGCAAGGTCGGGCTGGTCTCCGGCGGTGGGTCCGGGCACGAGCCGCTGCACGGCGGGTTCGTCGGCCCGGGCATGCTCGACGCGGCCTGCCCCGGCGAGATCTTCACCTCGCCGGTGCCGGGTCAGATCCTGGCCGCCACCAAGGCCGTCGACGGCGGCGCCGGGGTGGTGCACATCGTCAAGAACTACACCGGCGACGTGATGAACTTCCAGCTGGCCGCGGAGCTCGCCACCGAGGAGGGGATCAGCGTCGAGACGGTGCTGGTCGACGACGACGTCGCGGTGGAGGACTCGACCTGGACCGCCGGGCGGCGCGGCACCGGCGCGACCCTGCTGGTCGAGAAGATCGCCGGGGCGCGGGCCGAGGAGGGCGGCAAGCTCGCCGAGGTGGCCGCGATCGGCCGCGAGGTCAACACCCATTCCGGATCCTTCGCGTACGCGTTGACGGCCGGCACCACGCCCGCCGCCGGCCGTCCCGGGTTCGAGTTGCCGGCCGACGAGATCGAGGCCGGCGTCGGGATCCACGGCGAGCCGGGCCGCCGGCGGGAGAAACTGCGGCCGGCCAAGGAGCTGACCCACGCCGCGCTGGACGCGATCCTGGACGCCAAGCCGTTCCCCGGACCGGTGATCGTGCTGGTCAACGGGCTCGGCGGGACCCCGCTGATCGAGCTGTACCTGATCTACGGTGAGGTGGCGAGACACCTCGAGGAGCGTGGCGTGCGGATCGCCCGGCAGCTCGTCGGCAACTATGTGACCAGCCTGGACATGGCCGGCATGTCGCTCACCCTGTGCCAGGCCACCGACGAGATGATCCGACTCTGGGACGCGCCGGCGCGGACCCCCGGACTGCGCTGGGGTGCCTGA
- the dhaM gene encoding dihydroxyacetone kinase phosphoryl donor subunit DhaM encodes MGLVGIVLVSHSEQLASGLAELLSQVATPDVHVVPAGGTDDGELGTSPERITAAIERADAGAGVLILADLGSAVLTTRAVLDEAPGPLLVDAPFVEGAVAAAVTASTGADLATVAEAAREARDVDKF; translated from the coding sequence ATGGGGCTCGTGGGAATCGTGTTGGTATCGCACTCCGAGCAGTTGGCGTCAGGCCTGGCCGAGCTGCTCAGCCAGGTCGCCACCCCGGACGTGCACGTGGTGCCGGCCGGCGGCACCGACGACGGCGAGCTGGGCACCAGCCCGGAGCGGATCACCGCGGCGATCGAGCGGGCCGACGCCGGCGCCGGCGTGCTGATCCTGGCCGACCTGGGCAGCGCGGTGCTGACCACCCGCGCGGTGCTCGACGAGGCGCCGGGCCCGCTCCTGGTGGACGCGCCGTTCGTCGAGGGCGCGGTGGCCGCCGCGGTCACCGCCTCCACCGGCGCCGACCTGGCCACCGTCGCCGAGGCTGCCCGGGAGGCCCGCGATGTCGACAAGTTCTGA
- a CDS encoding HPr family phosphocarrier protein → MSTSSEIPVVLPAALHARPAGEVVRAAARFPDTTLSVRHGAREVSARSALKLMSLGANTGATVTVVATGADAPTAAEAVAEVLRTAE, encoded by the coding sequence ATGTCGACAAGTTCTGAGATCCCGGTCGTGCTCCCGGCGGCCCTGCACGCCCGCCCGGCCGGCGAGGTGGTCCGGGCCGCCGCCCGCTTCCCGGACACCACCCTTTCGGTACGCCACGGCGCCCGTGAAGTCTCGGCTCGGAGCGCCCTCAAGCTGATGTCCCTCGGCGCGAACACCGGCGCCACCGTCACCGTGGTCGCCACCGGCGCCGACGCCCCCACCGCCGCCGAGGCGGTCGCCGAGGTCCTGCGCACCGCCGAGTGA
- a CDS encoding endo-1,4-beta-xylanase, whose protein sequence is MRRTPAILTVVTAGALAAGAFVTLSPAANAATTLGSAASAKGKYFGTAAAAYKFSDSVYTRILDSEFTMVTPENEMKWDATEPSQNSFSYAGADTIVNRAKANGQRVRGHALAWHQQQPGWTSSLSGSALRNAMVNHITNVATHYKGQLYAWDVVNEAFSDNGDGSRRNSNLQQTGNDWIEVAFRTARAADPGVKLCYNDYNTDGVNAKSTAIYTMVKDFLARGVPIDCVGFQSHINSASPLPSDYQANLQRFADLGVEVQITELDIAGSGTAQANSYASVVKACLAITKCTGITVWGIRDSDSWRSGDTPLLFDNSGNPKAAYTAVINAFGATPTSPSPSASASSSSPNPGGGACTATFANNAWTGGFVTTVTVTAGSSALTGWKVSLTLPSGAAVTNSWSTTASGSSGAVTFSNVGYNGSVAAGASTSFGFQGTGSAPSGTATCAAS, encoded by the coding sequence ATGAGACGAACCCCCGCCATCCTCACCGTCGTGACGGCCGGCGCCCTCGCCGCCGGCGCCTTCGTCACCCTCTCCCCCGCCGCGAACGCCGCGACCACGCTCGGCTCGGCCGCCTCCGCCAAGGGCAAGTACTTCGGCACCGCGGCCGCCGCCTACAAGTTCAGCGACTCGGTCTACACCCGGATCCTGGACAGCGAGTTCACCATGGTCACCCCGGAGAACGAGATGAAGTGGGACGCCACCGAGCCGTCCCAGAACTCGTTCAGTTACGCCGGCGCGGACACCATCGTGAACCGCGCCAAGGCCAACGGCCAGCGGGTCCGCGGGCACGCCCTGGCCTGGCACCAGCAACAGCCGGGCTGGACGTCGTCGCTGAGCGGCAGCGCGCTGCGCAACGCGATGGTCAACCACATCACCAACGTCGCCACCCACTACAAGGGCCAGCTCTACGCCTGGGACGTGGTGAACGAGGCGTTCTCCGACAACGGCGACGGCTCCCGCCGCAACTCGAACCTGCAGCAGACCGGCAACGACTGGATCGAGGTGGCGTTCCGGACCGCGCGGGCCGCCGACCCGGGCGTCAAGCTCTGCTACAACGACTACAACACCGACGGCGTCAACGCGAAGAGTACCGCGATATACACCATGGTCAAGGATTTCCTGGCCCGCGGCGTGCCGATCGACTGCGTCGGCTTCCAGTCGCACATCAACTCGGCCTCCCCGCTGCCCAGCGACTACCAGGCCAACCTGCAGCGGTTCGCCGACCTGGGCGTCGAGGTGCAGATCACCGAGCTGGACATCGCCGGTTCCGGCACCGCGCAGGCGAACTCCTACGCCAGCGTGGTGAAGGCCTGCCTGGCGATCACCAAGTGCACCGGCATCACCGTCTGGGGCATCCGCGACTCGGACTCGTGGCGGTCCGGTGACACCCCGCTGCTCTTCGACAACAGCGGCAACCCGAAGGCCGCCTACACCGCGGTGATCAACGCTTTCGGTGCCACCCCGACCAGCCCGTCCCCGTCGGCCTCGGCCAGCAGCAGCTCGCCCAACCCGGGCGGTGGCGCCTGCACCGCGACGTTCGCCAACAACGCCTGGACCGGCGGTTTCGTCACCACGGTCACGGTCACGGCCGGCTCCAGCGCGCTGACCGGCTGGAAGGTCTCGCTCACCCTGCCCTCCGGCGCCGCGGTCACGAACAGCTGGAGCACCACGGCCAGCGGCTCCAGTGGCGCGGTGACGTTCAGCAACGTCGGCTACAACGGCAGCGTCGCTGCCGGAGCCAGCACCAGTTTCGGTTTCCAGGGCACCGGATCCGCCCCTTCCGGTACGGCCACCTGCGCCGCTTCCTAG
- a CDS encoding acetyl-CoA C-acetyltransferase, producing MPTVRRVAVLGGNRIPFARSNSRYAAASNQDMLTAALDGLIARFGLAGERLGEVVAGAVLKHSRDFNLTREVVLGSRLDPHTPAYDIQQACGTGLEAAILVANKIALGQIDAGVAGGVDTTSDAPLQVNEDMRQALLELNRARTLGARLKAVAKLRPQHALQPEIPRNAEPRTGLSMGEHAAITALRWHIERQAQDELALASHQHLAAAYDRGFFDDLMTPYLGLTRDQNLRADSTPEKLAKLKPVYGKEGATMTAGNSTPLTDGASTVLLASEEWAAAHSLPVQAYFADSESAAVDYVHGDEGLLMAPAYAVPRMLARNGLTLQDFDYYEIHEAFASQVLATLAAWESPEFCKEKLGLDAPLGSIDRDKLNVNGSSLAAGHPFAATGGRIVATLAKMLAQKGSGRGLISICAAGGQGVVAILQR from the coding sequence GTGCCGACCGTGCGCCGTGTCGCCGTCCTGGGCGGTAACCGTATCCCGTTCGCCCGGTCGAACAGTAGGTATGCGGCCGCTTCGAACCAGGACATGCTCACCGCCGCGCTGGACGGGCTGATCGCCCGGTTCGGCCTGGCCGGCGAGCGGCTCGGCGAGGTGGTCGCCGGCGCCGTGCTCAAGCACTCCCGCGACTTCAACCTGACCCGCGAGGTGGTGCTCGGCTCCCGGCTCGACCCGCACACCCCGGCGTACGACATCCAGCAGGCCTGCGGCACCGGCCTGGAGGCGGCGATCCTGGTCGCCAACAAGATCGCGCTGGGCCAGATCGACGCCGGCGTGGCCGGCGGCGTGGACACCACCTCGGACGCGCCGCTGCAGGTGAACGAGGACATGCGGCAGGCGCTGCTGGAGCTGAACCGGGCCCGGACGCTGGGCGCCCGGCTCAAGGCGGTGGCCAAGCTGCGGCCGCAGCACGCGCTGCAGCCGGAGATCCCGCGCAACGCCGAGCCGCGGACCGGCCTGTCGATGGGGGAGCACGCGGCGATCACCGCGCTGCGCTGGCACATCGAGCGGCAGGCGCAGGACGAGCTGGCGCTGGCGTCGCATCAGCACCTCGCCGCGGCGTACGACAGGGGTTTCTTCGATGATCTGATGACGCCCTACCTGGGACTGACCCGGGATCAGAATCTGCGCGCCGACTCCACTCCGGAGAAGCTGGCGAAGCTCAAGCCGGTCTACGGCAAGGAGGGCGCGACGATGACGGCGGGCAACTCGACGCCGCTCACCGACGGCGCGTCGACCGTGCTGCTCGCCTCGGAGGAGTGGGCGGCCGCGCACTCGCTGCCGGTCCAGGCGTACTTCGCCGACTCCGAGTCGGCGGCGGTCGACTACGTGCACGGCGACGAGGGGCTGCTGATGGCCCCGGCCTACGCGGTGCCGCGGATGCTGGCGCGCAACGGGCTGACCCTGCAGGACTTCGACTACTACGAGATCCACGAGGCGTTCGCGTCGCAGGTGCTGGCCACCCTGGCCGCCTGGGAGTCGCCGGAGTTCTGCAAGGAGAAACTGGGCCTGGACGCGCCGCTCGGCTCGATCGACCGGGACAAGCTCAATGTCAACGGCTCGTCGCTGGCGGCCGGTCACCCGTTCGCCGCGACCGGCGGCCGGATCGTCGCGACGCTGGCCAAGATGCTCGCGCAGAAGGGCTCCGGCCGCGGCCTGATCTCCATCTGCGCGGCCGGCGGCCAGGGCGTTGTGGCGATCCTTCAGAGGTAA
- a CDS encoding 3-oxoacyl-ACP reductase, with translation MADRYANFANSGLGRAVVKRLGLPDPPRLRRYRAGDPLVSAPVLLGAAPGGRLAAPVGKLLESAGVQVTEAGADGARYAALIFDATGIGDSTQLKALFEFFHPYARSLTGSGRVIVLGTPPEATAGPKEATAQRSLEGLTRSIGKEFGRGTTCQLVYVAPGGEHAVESTLRFLLSGRSAYVSGQVIRVGAGTPSAPADWDRPLDGKLALVTGAARGIGAAIAATLARDGAEVIALDVPGAGDALADVANRAKGRALQLDLTAADAPARLAGYLEAGPHGGIDIVVHNAGITRDKTIARMDESRWDSVIGVNLTAPERVNDLLLERDLIKPGGRIVGVASIAGIAGNRGQTNYATSKAGVIGLVQSTAPILAGKDITINAVAPGFIETAMTAKMPLGLREAGRRLNSMSQGGLPIDVAETIAWFASPGSATITGNVVRVCGQSLLGA, from the coding sequence ATGGCTGACAGGTACGCGAACTTCGCCAACTCCGGTCTCGGCCGGGCCGTGGTCAAGCGTCTCGGGCTGCCCGACCCGCCCCGTTTGCGACGCTACCGGGCGGGCGACCCGCTGGTGTCCGCTCCGGTGCTGCTCGGCGCGGCGCCCGGCGGCCGGCTCGCGGCACCGGTCGGCAAGCTGCTGGAGAGCGCCGGGGTCCAGGTCACCGAGGCCGGGGCGGATGGGGCGAGATACGCCGCGCTGATCTTCGACGCCACCGGGATCGGGGACTCCACGCAGCTCAAGGCGTTGTTCGAGTTCTTCCACCCGTACGCCAGGAGTCTCACCGGGAGCGGCCGGGTCATCGTGCTGGGCACCCCACCGGAAGCCACCGCGGGCCCGAAGGAGGCGACCGCGCAGCGGAGCCTGGAGGGTCTGACCCGCAGCATCGGCAAGGAGTTCGGCCGCGGCACCACCTGTCAGCTGGTCTACGTCGCGCCCGGCGGCGAGCACGCCGTCGAGTCGACGCTGCGGTTCCTGCTCAGCGGCCGGTCCGCCTACGTCTCCGGCCAGGTGATCCGGGTCGGCGCCGGCACCCCGAGCGCCCCGGCCGACTGGGACCGCCCGCTGGACGGCAAGCTCGCCCTGGTCACCGGCGCGGCCCGGGGCATCGGCGCGGCGATCGCGGCGACCCTGGCCCGGGACGGCGCCGAGGTGATCGCGCTGGACGTGCCCGGCGCCGGCGACGCCCTGGCCGACGTGGCGAACCGGGCCAAGGGCCGGGCGCTGCAGCTGGACCTGACCGCGGCGGACGCCCCGGCGCGGCTCGCCGGCTACCTGGAGGCGGGCCCGCACGGTGGCATCGACATCGTGGTGCACAACGCCGGGATCACCCGGGACAAGACCATCGCGCGGATGGACGAGAGCCGCTGGGACTCGGTGATCGGGGTCAACCTGACCGCCCCGGAGCGGGTCAACGACCTGCTGCTGGAGCGTGACCTGATCAAGCCGGGCGGCCGGATCGTCGGGGTCGCCTCGATCGCCGGGATCGCCGGCAACCGCGGCCAGACCAACTACGCCACCAGCAAGGCCGGCGTGATCGGCCTGGTCCAGTCGACCGCCCCGATCCTGGCCGGCAAGGACATCACGATCAACGCGGTGGCGCCCGGCTTCATCGAGACCGCGATGACCGCGAAGATGCCGCTCGGCCTGCGCGAGGCCGGCCGCCGGCTGAACAGCATGTCGCAGGGCGGGCTGCCGATCGACGTGGCCGAGACGATCGCCTGGTTCGCCTCCCCCGGCTCGGCGACCATCACCGGGAACGTGGTCCGAGTGTGCGGCCAGAGCCTGCTGGGAGCGTGA
- a CDS encoding MaoC family dehydratase, which produces MVAVVELSEGPGTGAAYARAALGMLRRGGSTLPDVELVHRGVVVDREHLARYDRVCGLRLTDTLPATYPHILAFPLAMRLMSAGDFPLPMIGLVHVSNRITVRRAIDSGSRLDLTVRAVDLRAHPRGRQFDVVATASVDGEEVWRGVSTYLRKEASPSAAPPSTSSSAAPAGPTGGAVWRLPVRTGTDYAAVSGDRNPIHTSRVGAKLFGFPRQIAHGMWTKARSLAALEGRLPESYTVEVAFKQPILLPSTVRFTSVPTAAGWEFGVHSKRPHLTGQVR; this is translated from the coding sequence ATGGTCGCGGTCGTCGAGCTGAGCGAGGGGCCGGGCACCGGCGCGGCCTACGCCCGGGCCGCCCTCGGCATGCTGCGCCGGGGCGGCTCCACCCTGCCGGACGTCGAGCTGGTGCACCGCGGGGTGGTGGTGGACCGCGAGCACCTGGCCCGCTACGACCGGGTGTGCGGGCTGCGGCTGACCGACACGCTGCCCGCGACGTATCCGCACATCCTGGCGTTCCCGCTGGCCATGCGGCTGATGTCGGCCGGGGACTTCCCGCTGCCGATGATCGGGCTGGTGCACGTGTCGAACCGGATCACCGTGCGGCGGGCGATCGACTCGGGGAGCCGGCTGGACCTGACGGTCCGGGCGGTGGACCTGCGGGCGCACCCGCGGGGACGGCAGTTCGACGTGGTCGCCACCGCCTCGGTGGACGGGGAGGAGGTGTGGCGCGGGGTGTCGACGTACCTCCGGAAGGAGGCTTCGCCTTCCGCGGCCCCTCCCTCCACTTCTTCTTCTGCCGCTCCGGCCGGGCCCACCGGGGGCGCCGTGTGGCGTCTGCCGGTCCGGACCGGCACCGACTACGCCGCCGTCTCCGGGGACCGGAACCCGATCCACACGTCCCGGGTCGGCGCGAAACTGTTCGGTTTCCCGCGGCAGATCGCGCACGGCATGTGGACCAAGGCGCGCTCCCTGGCCGCCCTGGAGGGCCGGCTGCCGGAGTCGTACACCGTCGAGGTCGCCTTCAAGCAGCCGATCCTGCTGCCGTCCACGGTCCGGTTCACCTCGGTGCCGACCGCCGCCGGCTGGGAGTTCGGCGTCCACTCGAAGCGCCCCCACCTCACCGGCCAGGTCCGCTGA
- a CDS encoding response regulator transcription factor: MAGVSERDYRRMLAVATAALGGLDTDAPWDGVRAALTDCFRGAATLHLEGTPVVAGPAPLWTAGTHEELPRGASVRVGVAGGALALGAVSGAADWHRTRCGPQPCHLLIELPVTRASPQPPVACAAPQPPGVPSSPQPPVARASLQPPVIPASPQPPGVPSSPRPPGARASLQLLGVLVTCRPDRPFDAADRAVARRLQPLLTSVQRHLARRPPRLTERELAVLAATADGLTAVAAGRRLGISPRTFEKHLERLYRKFATRDRVHTVLLAQDLGLLPGRR, from the coding sequence ATGGCGGGCGTGAGCGAGCGGGACTACCGCCGCATGCTCGCCGTGGCGACGGCGGCGCTCGGCGGGCTGGACACCGACGCGCCGTGGGACGGGGTGCGGGCAGCGCTCACCGACTGCTTCCGGGGCGCGGCCACCCTGCACCTGGAAGGGACGCCGGTCGTTGCGGGGCCGGCACCACTGTGGACGGCCGGGACGCACGAGGAGCTGCCGCGGGGCGCCTCGGTGCGGGTGGGGGTGGCCGGGGGCGCGCTGGCGCTCGGAGCGGTCAGCGGCGCGGCCGACTGGCACCGGACTCGCTGCGGCCCGCAGCCGTGTCACCTGCTCATCGAGCTGCCCGTCACCCGCGCGTCGCCGCAGCCGCCCGTTGCCTGCGCGGCGCCGCAGCCGCCCGGCGTCCCTTCGTCGCCGCAGCCGCCCGTTGCCCGCGCGTCGCTGCAGCCGCCCGTCATTCCCGCGTCGCCGCAGCCGCCCGGCGTCCCTTCGTCGCCGCGGCCTCCCGGTGCCCGCGCGTCGCTGCAGCTGCTCGGCGTCCTGGTCACGTGCCGGCCGGATCGGCCGTTCGACGCGGCCGACCGGGCCGTGGCACGGCGGTTGCAGCCCCTGCTCACCAGCGTGCAGCGGCATCTGGCGCGGCGGCCGCCCCGGCTGACCGAGCGCGAGCTGGCCGTGCTCGCCGCCACGGCGGACGGGCTCACCGCGGTGGCGGCCGGGCGGCGGCTGGGGATCTCGCCGCGCACCTTCGAGAAGCATCTGGAGCGGCTCTACCGCAAGTTCGCCACCCGGGACCGGGTGCACACCGTGCTGCTGGCCCAGGACCTCGGCCTGCTGCCCGGGCGCCGCTGA